One window from the genome of Leucobacter aridicollis encodes:
- a CDS encoding type IV secretory system conjugative DNA transfer family protein has product MIETVINMSAEQRASQWAVLPTVLAFLGSRSARDWMKVGPDDANFNFADFILQKGTVYLIGDKKTSANFLRNLDGFLSEVDYVSKAIAAGSPGGRLDPPLTYLLDEAGNFDYQGMYELITAGGGVGRIGVAVFQSKSQLQQYGGQEGAGTLWDAATAKIVLPGGGDPRALEDMSKLIGETWVEREAYSMALNGPAHMQLSEEKRAIFEGHEIRTLEKGMAFVFYRNLPPFLPKTRPFHEHPRFAECQKDAKNLEQHLRDTSEYGDAIAKMQAGYRA; this is encoded by the coding sequence ATGATTGAGACGGTCATCAACATGTCTGCAGAGCAGCGCGCCTCCCAGTGGGCGGTCCTGCCGACGGTGCTCGCGTTTCTCGGTTCCCGAAGCGCCCGAGACTGGATGAAGGTCGGACCAGACGATGCCAACTTCAATTTCGCCGATTTCATCCTCCAGAAGGGCACCGTCTACCTCATCGGTGACAAAAAGACGTCAGCAAATTTCCTCCGGAACCTTGACGGCTTTCTCTCAGAAGTTGACTACGTGTCCAAAGCGATCGCCGCAGGCTCCCCCGGCGGCCGCCTTGACCCGCCGCTCACGTATCTACTCGATGAGGCAGGCAACTTCGACTACCAGGGCATGTACGAGCTCATCACCGCCGGCGGCGGCGTCGGCCGCATCGGAGTCGCGGTATTCCAGTCCAAATCGCAGCTGCAGCAGTACGGCGGACAAGAAGGAGCAGGCACCCTCTGGGACGCGGCGACAGCCAAGATTGTGCTCCCCGGCGGCGGTGACCCCCGCGCGCTCGAAGACATGTCAAAGCTCATCGGTGAGACTTGGGTCGAGCGGGAGGCGTATTCAATGGCTTTGAACGGTCCTGCCCACATGCAGCTCTCTGAAGAGAAGCGGGCGATCTTTGAGGGCCACGAGATCCGGACGCTTGAGAAGGGCATGGCATTCGTGTTCTACCGAAACCTGCCACCGTTCCTCCCGAAGACCAGGCCATTTCATGAGCATCCCCGGTTCGCGGAGTGTCAGAAAGATGCGAAGAATCTCGAACAGCATCTACGGGACACGTCAGAGTACGGGGACGCTATCGCGAAGATGCAGGCCGGGTACCGTGCGTGA
- a CDS encoding site-specific integrase has protein sequence MWEKEIQGYLKYCRALGLREQSIRTFEQRLAQLARNVDSGPYEVTQEQLTDFLADQGWHQNTRRSRLQTYRGFWKWAREYSKTDHDPSSGIPKVRALPPSPNPVPYVVYLESLLRSDARTRRVLRLAGENGLRRGEIAVGHSRDVLVSAEGPSLVVHGKGGKTRVVPLTDDLAHELLSLPEGYFFPGKINGHLSARRISELAKDRLPNPWTIHKLRHMFASRSFAVSKDIVAVQTMLGHASIATTRDYVAVDKQELRSIVNEVAIRSLDEANDRWIRENPTNVVTIDIDTVSKNEAARIISILSQKLLASTG, from the coding sequence ATGTGGGAAAAGGAAATTCAGGGGTACCTCAAATACTGTCGAGCCTTGGGTCTCCGGGAACAGAGCATTCGAACGTTTGAGCAAAGACTCGCTCAACTTGCGCGAAACGTCGATTCCGGCCCTTACGAGGTGACTCAAGAACAGCTGACGGATTTCTTGGCAGATCAAGGCTGGCACCAAAACACGCGGAGATCACGACTCCAGACCTATCGTGGGTTTTGGAAGTGGGCGCGGGAATACTCCAAAACGGACCATGATCCTTCCTCGGGTATCCCAAAAGTGCGGGCCTTGCCGCCCTCCCCAAACCCAGTCCCATATGTTGTATACCTCGAGTCGCTCCTTCGCTCAGATGCTCGAACGCGTCGTGTACTTCGCCTGGCTGGGGAGAACGGTCTTCGTCGAGGTGAGATTGCCGTTGGGCACAGCCGTGACGTTCTAGTCTCAGCCGAAGGGCCAAGCCTCGTCGTTCATGGCAAGGGTGGGAAAACCAGAGTGGTTCCACTTACCGATGACCTGGCGCATGAATTACTCTCGCTGCCGGAAGGGTATTTCTTCCCAGGCAAAATCAACGGACACCTATCAGCACGAAGAATTTCCGAGCTTGCAAAAGACAGGCTTCCAAACCCCTGGACGATTCACAAGCTCCGACACATGTTTGCCTCCCGAAGCTTCGCAGTGAGCAAAGACATCGTCGCTGTTCAAACCATGCTCGGGCATGCGTCGATCGCAACAACACGCGACTACGTCGCTGTCGACAAACAAGAACTTCGATCCATCGTGAATGAAGTAGCAATACGATCACTAGACGAAGCAAATGACCGTTGGATCCGCGAAAACCCGACGAACGTCGTAACAATCGACATCGACACCGTTTCAAAGAACGAAGCGGCGCGGATTATTTCAATCCTGAGCCAGAAGCTACTCGCATCGACCGGGTAG